AGGCTGACCGGTAAAGCCTCCCATCCAACGCCGTCCCTTCCGATTTCATATctctcaaaagcttcaccaGCTCATCAATCCGGCCCGTCTTCGAAAAAATCCCAACCATCATTCCAGCCAAAGCCTTGTCCAAAACACCCCCATGAACCCTAAACTCATGGTAAtatttcatacacatttcaaacTCCCCTGCCTTGTTGTAAGCACTTATAACCGTTGTGTAGCTTACCTTATCCAGCGCTACCTTCCTTCGCTTCATTTCCGTCCAAATCTTCGAAACCTGCCTCAAATTCTTGTCCCTTCCATGCATATCCATCAAAGAATTGTATATCCATAAGTTCGGCTTACACCCCTTTTCTTTCATCTTCGCCATGATCCTCATTGCATCTCTTGGCCTCCCTGTTTTCCCATACATCACAACCATGCTAGAATATGCCACTACACAGTTACCAAACCCCTTTTCCTCCATCTCCTCAAAAACCATTTCTGCCTTTGAGTTAAGCCCTAGGCGGCAATAGACATTGACGATGGACGCGTATGTCACTTGCCCTGGCCGGCAGCCCATTGACACCAAATCTTCGAAAAATTTAACAGCAGTCAGGAGTCGATTTTTCCTAGAGAAGCCACTAACAACCGCACAGCATATATTGTCAGAAACCCTGATATTCGCACCCTTCATCGCCTTAACTACTCCGAGAGTCTTCTCTGTCAACCCTTCTTCCACATACATTGAtatcatttttaaaaacaaactCGGATCCTTCAACAATTTCTTGCACTCTCCTTCTTCAAAAAGCTCTTCAGCCATCCCTACTTCTCGAATGCTTGCGAATGAACAAATCAGCACAGAGTAAATCTTTGAAGAGTCTAAATAAACTCCTCTCTCCGTCACACTTCGGAAAATCTCAAGAGCTTCAAAGGGCTGTCCCAATTTGCACAGTGATTTGTAAGAATCCTAATTGGACTCAACTAGTAGTGATAAAGGTGTGTCAACATGTTTGAAATTATAAATCAGTTAGGGTTTTATATACGTGTAAAACCATGTCCTATAATTGAGGAGTTACATCCATCATGCTTTGCATTTTGAAGCACGTACTAGAACTACTTCCTCCACTACTGGAACTGAAAGCAACGGCTCTATAACCAACCTCCACGATAGATGGAAGTTGGGTAACCTTGCTTTATTTAAAAAGGATTCCCTGCTCACAGAGAAGAGGTTCTTCGTTTTGGGACTATCACCATAAGGACATACAGGTCTCCAAGTGAGTAGAAGAGCCTTTTGCATTGTGTTCATGGCCTCTGCAGGAACGATTTGGTGATCTTTTGTATTCTGCAGGTAAGGTTTCACTAATCTTGCTGCGTTGTGTTCTAGAGTTTACTGTTAGTTATAAGGTTAATtccaacatttggtatcagagccatctAACAGACCCTAGATCCAATGCATTATTTCCAATCACTCTGAGAATGATTAGATTCATATTTGCTGAGAaaacttgatatatatatatatatatataattctttATTTTCCAAGCTATTTCAAGCATGCATTTCTTGCCATTTGAGGTTGTTAATTGGTAGCATTAAAACTTGTTCAGACTTGTTATATGCATTTGATTGATTTAAATGGCTGATTAATTCTTGTCTTATAAGAATATATTGGTTAAGTCTGACATGTAGGTAGCTTGAAATATTGGAGTTCCGTGACTGTAAATAGATCATTCAATCTTGATCAATAAAAGTAAACTGGGTTAATTAGTGGGAGTAGAAGTTCTTTCATGTGCAGTCATCCCTAGCTTCTACAGGTAGTATTATACTTTTATCTTGTGGTGTTGCTGACAGGTTTCATATACAAGTAATCTTGTTATTAAAGTCTCACTCCAGAacgacatatatatatatatatatatatatatatatcggtaaTTAATGGCTTGCTAATGATTTAGACAATTGCAGAGCTATGTATATAGTGTTATGTCgctaacagtttttttttttttgggcatcTAATGATTCATCTTGTTAAAGACtccaattaaaataattttcacgAAAAAGTGGGATTATCAGGaattttatttgacaaaaacttAATTGTGGTTTATGGTTGTCATTATTAACGGTTCATGTGTATAAAGTTCTGCAGACACATGTTGGAAGGCATGATGATAAAGATAACTCATCTCAAAGGTTATTGAAACTAACGGCTTTTGCAGGAGCAACAACCATGATAAAGTATTCTTGAACAaatgtttatataatttttcaccAAAGTGAGAATTATTAGGAAGTTCTGTTCAAGGTAATTTTTACATGAAATTGTGACTAACAGTTTATAACATGATACTAATCTttccaaaaaaagaaataatgatTGGTTCAAACTGTGCCTCAGTGTATAGTATTTCATGATTCCGTAAGGAAACTTTAGTCTCTTGTCCAAAGATGTGATTCAAGTTGGAATgtgaattttgtgaaatagctATACAAATAAGGATGCGTAATGCATATTTGGCAGTTTATGTTTCTTGCCCAAAGGTGTAACATAAATCTGTGTTTAATATTTAAAGTTGTTTCTCATCTGAGGTTGCGGAGTAGAAGCTATTCTTTGGTTTCATCCATGACTTCTTCAGGTAGGTAATCATTCATCTCTTTACACTTCCAATATGTTGTTCGCTGCTGCACTTTTTGCATATAGGTAATGTCTTCTTGATTACACTATAATACATgttgatatataaatatatatattggcaCATAGACATTGGTGTAATGCAATTGTAGCTTAATAATTGAATCGTTGCCCACATGATATTTTATTCGATCAATTTCAAAGTGGGTCTCTGCTTTCCCATTTGTTTAATTGTAACACTCCTTTTGCTTTGAGTCGGGTTCCAATTGATAATAGGTTTTGCATAAACAATTATTGATGAACTtagaaagcaaagtaatgaaacaTATCAACTATATATAACAACGACAAAGTTATCACATACTTGCATCAACTAAGCGAAACGTAACGGCTTAGTTGACATTAGGACCAGTGATTTTAAGGTTCTTTGATCAAATTTGCATCTTAATTATAACAAGGGGATCGATGATATTCTTACCCAAAGGTGTAGatcattattttttgttcaattagGATGGCATagtatgaattgatttcataaAAGTTTGTGAAAGCCTTGCCCAAAGGTGTTGAAAGCTTTCATGAGGTAACCCATGTAATGTGTGATCAAGAGATCaagttctttatttttatttacgaATGCTTCTGCTATGAGCCTCATTATAGGTATGTAAGGGACCAATTTTAATGAAAGCATGAGATAGAAAATGTTGTTATATATATTTCTCTTCATGAGAGATGTTGATGCACAGAAATTGCTTGGCAAATTATGTCTTGAATAAAGCTTAATCAATGGCACATATATGGACCATGAAAATGCTTGACATTTTGATATGTTGTATGTGTATGTGTCTTCTCCTACAATTCACATTTTCGTGGTCATTGATTGTGTATTTTGTTTGTTATAAATTTATAAGTAATCTATGCTCATAAAGAAATCTATGCTGGCAGGTTCTGATTAATAGGACAAACATGACTTCTTAACTTGTTATATGAATAATAAGTGTCTCTGGTTTATTTTACATAACTTGAGGATTAGTcattttatgtgtgtgtgtgtgtaaattaaTTATAGTAAATCCTAGAGTAATTGGAACTCACTCATGGAATCTTGTTTTGGATTTCTATTCTAttgtgtttaaaattttaagcaactAATATGCCAAATTTTGGTGAAGCAATAAATTAATGAGTGTTTTGCCCAAGTGAGAGCATAAGTGACGAAATCGTGAGATTCGCACTCATTAACTCATTCTAAAGTTATTGAGTTCTAAAAGATTATGAGAGTTGTTCTTTGTGTTGTCCAAATCAAATTGAAAGTAAACTAAAGTTTTTGAAAACATATGTATTAAGTTTCCTtgtatgatgaatgcatgtttAATATTCAACATCCATATGTGAGAGAACAATCAGTGATGCCAACCGTACTATTAGCATGCTCTACCATCCAAGTCCTGGAACAATAACTAATGTATGCATGCATATGGCATATGGCATATACCACCATAACATGAATCAAATGGAAAGTCATTATTTCCAACGCAATCAATTTCATGCTGTAAAGCAAGTTTCATCAGTTTCATGCTGTAGAGCAAgggttttataattttgcaCCAGAATTTGCTAAAATGTAGTGTAAGGAAGCTCACCCTGATTCAAGCCAGCATGACTCAAGTTGAATTATAATCTTAAAGATGACAACATGGTTAAATTGCGTGACTATATATAATGTATATAAGATGTTTATATGCATTGTCTATCGTCTTTTTCTATTGCATATGGTTGCATTGGATGGTTACGTGTTGGTCGTTATAAGGAGCGTGAAGCTAATACGAACTAATGTTTGATATCGACACAATCGTGGTCCAGTTATTTCATACCGTTTGATTGTCTGTGGTATGGTTTTGTGTATCCATCATACATGCTTAAATGAATATCAAGGAAAGATTGGAATATCTTGTGCATGAAAGATTGTGACACTTTTGTGACTTTTTCATTGATAATGTGATTTCTTGCATGTTaaagaaacataaaagaaaataaataaataaataaaattaagtgGTAAGATGCTTTTTGTTAACTAATTATCGTAGTAAGGTTGCTCCCAAAGCATGCATATTTTAGAACTTTATCAAAAGTGTTGTTCTGTAATTAAGTTatgattaattaaattagtgGGAGTGATaactttatatttgttttgcCTTACATCTTGCCAATTATTATGTATTGTACTCTTTCGCCATAAGGGTTCTTTCTGGTTTGATTAAAAGAATATGTGCAATAAATAAACTTGGTGGCCAACTAGTTAGAATAATGGTTAATTGTACTACTTTGTGAAAGTATTTTGGACTTGTGACTTCAATTTTTGAAGTAACAAGGAAGACTGTTATACGGTGATACAGGAGATCAACTAGTGAATATAAGGATGGAGATTATGACTATTCAAATAAGGATCTATACGGCTATTGCATATTCACATAAGGAATAGTTGATATGTCTTTGAAAAGATTTGTTGCATACAGTTTTCTAGAAACGTACCACTATCGTGAAGCTTTATTATTAGTTTCGATATGCGAGATTAGTGGGAGTGTTCAAAGAACATGTAGCAAACATGGGTGTGCGtgataattttgattttgtagGAATGTGGGAGTAAAACATGCTACCACATGAATTATAACTATTTATTAGTGTTGCTGCGAGTTTGTGTTTTGTTGTCTCATTTAAGCTTATATTCAATTGACACTATGGTTATTGATTCAGACTTATTTAAAGCACTTAAATGTGGCCAATGATTGTTCCAAAGAACATATTGGATAAGTTTGTTTTGTGCAGGAAGCTAGAAATCAACTTGAAGTCCAGTGTTTAAGGATGAAAAGCTCTAAAGATAAGTCTGATTAAAGTGCACTGGACAGATGAGTGTGGAAGGAAAAGGTGTGAGAATTGTAGTGATTACTGAAGTATGGATTGTacatatatgcatatgtcattgACATCATACAGTGCGATTTTGAATATCGTGATTTCAGGGTGCATGCAGTATTGATACATGCATTGTTTTCTGGAGTTCGATTTTCAAATGGTTACTGGTAGATGTGCATAGGATATGGATTGCGTGAAACTCACGGTGATCACTAAGGAATGATTTATAATGAACATGTTGTTTCAAACCACAACTAGTTAACgtccaagtgggagaatgtaagaatcCTAATTGGACTCAACTAGTAGTGATAAAGGTGTGTCAACATGTTTGAAATTATAAATCAGTTAGGGTTTTATATACGTGTAAAACCATGTCCTATAATTGAGGAGTTACATCCATCATGCTTTGCATTTTGAAGCACGTACTAGAACTACTTCCTCCACTACTGGAACTGAAAGCAACGGCTCTATAACCAACCTCCACGATAGATGGAAGTTGGGTAACCTTGCTTTATTTAAA
This Pyrus communis chromosome 6, drPyrComm1.1, whole genome shotgun sequence DNA region includes the following protein-coding sequences:
- the LOC137737594 gene encoding pentatricopeptide repeat-containing protein At5g13770, chloroplastic-like, translating into MSIASPAATSADWSSACVISSKNPHKFHFLASFKTHLFSSINPTYYSNNLRVFNANSTNFPVIELDLKLQNSPEECPAPTLGAEDLNDFICGLFQNPQTEERAYDHYEKAQKKPEFRSNKSTMEQLIRYLIRSNKWGLFISDFEDFKNYKIVPDGYTCSRLVTSCIRARKFKIVRILLDVFSDHGDEVAVPAFNSAMRGYNELHMFKSTISVFERMESDGITANSGCYCRIMEAYMKKGDCRKVNELFEEMKSRELDLVPFSTQIYGILCESLCKLGQPFEALEIFRSVTERGVYLDSSKIYSVLICSFASIREVGMAEELFEEGECKKLLKDPSLFLKMISMYVEEGLTEKTLGVVKAMKGANIRVSDNICCAVVSGFSRKNRLLTAVKFFEDLVSMGCRPGQVTYASIVNVYCRLGLNSKAEMVFEEMEEKGFGNCVVAYSSMVVMYGKTGRPRDAMRIMAKMKEKGCKPNLWIYNSLMDMHGRDKNLRQVSKIWTEMKRRKVALDKVSYTTVISAYNKAGEFEMCMKYYHEFRVHGGVLDKALAGMMVGIFSKTGRIDELVKLLRDMKSEGTALDGRLYRSALNALTDSGLEMQVKWLQGSFKVT